A section of the Triticum dicoccoides isolate Atlit2015 ecotype Zavitan chromosome 7A, WEW_v2.0, whole genome shotgun sequence genome encodes:
- the LOC119329275 gene encoding GTPase-activating protein gyp7-like: MKALRRSSTSSSSSSSSSPRTPSSPPPSSSRIHRRSLLLVASSASSLAALGKSAAAASASASPLLAADSSSLSPPNSDRGAIKSPWSRRKRKQALSCQNWSRLFSVNGKFRDGGRKFLKKVRSGGIEPGIRAEVWPFLLGVYDLNSSEEERNIIKTKKRNEYKKLRRKCHQILNCQKGFGLKVINEINNEGCSRGVPYLQDVSASVSVSAKVFNCSGSEANSPDNAACGAVECMDDDTSELTCVDPSMAESESSGSASSDEDDHGQISVCADIEENCAPEHKFVRSTSSKSDFFRSNKTPEDFATWQRIIRLDAIRANTDWALFSCNQDEISEEKALQRALSVGLKDYDHLEPYMIYHAARLVALLEAYALYDPEIGYCQGMSDLLSPIIAVMKEDNEAFWCFVGFMKKARHNFRLDEVGIRRQLKTVSQIIKHKDSHLYRHLQKLQAEDCFFVYRMVLVLFRRELTFEQTLCLWEVMWADQAAVRAGIGRSTWGRIRLHAPPTDDLLLYAIAACVLQRRRLIIERYSSMDEILRECHSMAGQLDVWRLLDDAHDLVVNLHNKI; the protein is encoded by the exons ATGAAGGCCCTGCGGCGATCCAGcacctcgtcttcgtcctcatcctCGTCGTCCCCGAGgacgccatcctcgccgccgccgtcttcgtcgCGGATCCACCGCCGTTCGCTTCTGCTCGTCGCCTCGTCGGCCTCCTCTTTGGCGGCGTTGGGGAAATCGGCCGCGGCGGCTTCGGCTTCAGCGTCGCCGTTGCTTGCGGCAGATTCCTCGTCGTTATCCCCACCGAATTCGGACCG AGGTGCAATTAAATCTCCATGGTCTCGGAGGAAAAGAAAACAAGCACTCTCTTGTCAAAACTGGAGCCGTCTATTTTCTGTGAATGGGAAGTTTCGTGATGGAGGAAGAAAATTTCTGAAGAAAGTTCGCAGTGGG GGAATTGAACCAGGTATCAGGGCTGAAGTTTGGCCCTTTCTACTTGGAGT CTATGATTTAAATAGTTCTGAAGAGGAAAGAAATATCATCAAGACAAAGAAAAG GAATGAGTACAAAAAGCTCAGGCGCAAATGCCATCAAATTCTGAACTGCCAAAAGGGATTTGGGCTAAAGGTCATAAATGAAATCAACAATGAGGGGTGTTCTCGTGGTGTGCCTTATCTGCAAGATGTTAGTGCAAGTGTTTCTGTATCAGCCAAGGTATTTAATTGTTCAGGGAGCGAGGCAAACAGTCCGGATAATGCTGCCTGTGGTGCTGTAGAATGCATGGATGATGATACAAGTGAGTTAACTTGTGTAGATCCATCTATGGCAGAATCAGAATCTTCTGGCTCTGCATCTTCTGATGAAGATGACCATGGCCAGATATCCGTCTGTGCTGATATAGAAGAGAACTGCGCTCCAGAGCATAAATTTGTCAGGAGTACCTCGTCCAAGTCAGACTTCTTTAGATCTAACAAAACTCCAGAGGATTTTGCAACATGGCAGCGCATTATACGTCTAGACGCTATCCGGGCAAACACAGACTGGGCTTTATTCTCCTGTAACCAGGATGAAATCTCCGAGGAAAAGGCATTGCAGCGTGCATTGTCTGTTGGTTTGAAAGATTATGACCATTTAGAGCCTTATATGATATATCATGCTGCCCGGTTAGTTGCATTGCTTGAGGCGTATGCACTCTATGATCCAGAGATTGGCTACTGCCAAGGTATGAGTGACCTGTTGTCACCTATAATTGCGGTAATGAAGGAAGACAATGAAGCATTTTGGTGCTTCGTGGGCTTCATGAAGAAAGCTCGGCACAACTTCAGGCTGGATGAGGTTGGAATAAGAAGACAGTTGAAAACTGTCTCCCAGATCATCAAGCACAAAGACTCGCACCTCTATAGACACCTGCAGAAGCTGCAGGCCGAGGACTGCTTCTTTGTGTACAGAATGGTGTTGGTCCTCTTCAGGAGAGAGCTCACCTTTGAGCAGACTTTATGCCTGTGGGAGGTGATGTGGGCTGATCAGGCCGCTGTTCGAGCTGGGATCGGAAGGTCCACATGGGGAAGGATAAGGCTCCATGCTCCTCCAACCGACGATTTGTTGCTCTATGCCATTGCGGCCTGCGTCCTGCAGAGGAGGAGGCTGATCATCGAGAGGTACAGCAGCATGGATGAGATACTGCGGGAGTGCCATAGCATGGCTGGGCAGCTTGACGTCTGGAGGCTTCTAGATGATGCGCATGACTTGGTTGTTAATCTCCATAATAAGATCTGA